Proteins encoded within one genomic window of Pseudomonas cannabina:
- the serA gene encoding phosphoglycerate dehydrogenase — protein MSKTSLDKSKIKFLLLEGVHQSAVDVLKAAGYTSIEYHTKSLPEAELKEKIADAHFIGIRSRTQLTEELFDSAKKLVAVGCFCIGTNQVDLNAARERGIAVFNAPYSNTRSVAELVLAEAILLLRGIPEKNASCHRGGWIKSAANSFEIRGKKLGIIGYGSIGTQLSVLAEGLGMQVYFYDTLTKLPLGNATQVSSLNELLGMSDIVTLHVPETTETQWMIGEKEIRAMRKGSILINAARGTVVELDALADAIKDKHLIGAAIDVFPVEPRSNDDIFESPLRGLDNVILTPHIGGSTAEAQANIGLEVAEKLVKYSDNGTSVSSVNFPEVALPAHPGKHRLLHIHENIPGVLSEINKVFAENGINISGQFLQTNEKVGYVVIDVDAEYSDLAQAKLQHIKGTIRSRVLF, from the coding sequence ATGAGCAAGACTTCCCTCGACAAGAGCAAGATCAAGTTCCTTCTTCTCGAAGGCGTTCATCAGTCCGCTGTCGACGTCCTCAAGGCAGCCGGCTACACCAGCATCGAGTACCACACCAAGTCTCTGCCGGAAGCCGAACTGAAGGAAAAGATCGCCGACGCTCATTTCATTGGCATCCGTTCCCGCACCCAGTTGACCGAAGAGCTGTTCGACAGCGCCAAAAAGCTGGTCGCGGTCGGCTGCTTCTGCATCGGCACCAATCAGGTTGATCTGAACGCAGCGCGCGAGCGCGGTATCGCGGTGTTCAATGCGCCGTACTCCAACACCCGTTCGGTCGCCGAACTGGTGCTGGCCGAAGCGATCCTGCTGCTGCGCGGTATCCCCGAGAAGAACGCTTCCTGCCACCGTGGCGGCTGGATCAAAAGCGCGGCCAATTCCTTCGAGATCCGTGGCAAGAAGCTCGGCATCATCGGCTACGGCTCGATTGGTACGCAATTGTCGGTTCTGGCTGAAGGCTTGGGCATGCAGGTGTACTTCTACGACACGCTGACCAAACTGCCGCTGGGCAACGCCACCCAGGTTTCCAGCCTGAACGAGCTGCTGGGCATGTCTGACATCGTCACCCTGCACGTTCCGGAAACCACCGAAACCCAGTGGATGATCGGCGAAAAAGAAATCCGTGCGATGAGAAAGGGCAGCATCCTGATCAACGCCGCTCGCGGTACGGTTGTCGAGCTGGACGCCCTGGCTGACGCGATCAAGGACAAGCACCTGATCGGCGCCGCCATCGACGTGTTCCCGGTCGAGCCTCGCTCGAATGACGATATCTTCGAAAGCCCGCTGCGTGGCCTGGACAACGTGATCCTGACCCCGCACATCGGTGGTTCCACTGCCGAGGCGCAGGCCAATATTGGCCTGGAAGTGGCAGAAAAGCTGGTCAAGTACAGCGACAACGGTACGTCGGTGTCCTCGGTCAACTTCCCGGAAGTGGCGCTGCCTGCGCACCCAGGCAAACACCGCCTGCTGCACATCCACGAAAACATCCCGGGCGTACTCAGCGAGATCAACAAGGTCTTCGCCGAAAACGGCATCAACATCTCCGGTCAGTTCCTGCAGACCAACGAGAAGGTCGGCTACGTGGTCATCGACGTCGACGCCGAATACTCGGATTTGGCCCAGGCCAAGCTGCAGCACATCAAAGGCACTATCCGCAGCCGCGTGTTGTTCTGA
- a CDS encoding FAD-binding oxidoreductase, which produces MTDPALIDELKTLVDPGKVLTDSGSLETYGKDWTKQFTPAPLAIVFPKTTEQVQAIVRWANQRRVALVPSGGRTGLSAAAVAANGEVVVSFDYMNRVLELNITDRTAVCQPGVITRQLQALAEDNGLYYPVDFASSGSSQIGGNIGTNAGGIKVIRYGMTRNWVAGLKVVTGKGDLLELNKDLIKNATGYDLRQLFIGAEGTLGFVVEATMRLDRAPKNLTSMVLGTSDFNSIMPVLHAFHGKLDLTAFEFFSDKSFARVMARGDVPSPFDTPCPFYVLLEFEATTEDLADQALATFEHCVEQGWVLDGVMSQSEQQLRNLWKLREYISETISHFTPYKNDISVTVSKVPEFLAEIDAIVAEHYPDFEVLWYGHIGDGNLHLNILKPESLDKDEFFVKCARVNKWVFETVEKYNGSISAEHGVGMTKRDYLTYSRSPVEIEYMKALKAVFDPNGIMNPGKIFAV; this is translated from the coding sequence ATGACCGATCCCGCTTTGATTGATGAGCTCAAGACCCTGGTCGACCCCGGCAAAGTGCTGACTGACAGCGGTTCTCTGGAAACCTACGGCAAGGACTGGACCAAACAATTCACCCCTGCGCCGCTGGCCATCGTGTTTCCCAAGACCACCGAACAGGTCCAGGCCATCGTGCGCTGGGCCAACCAGCGGCGGGTTGCGCTGGTGCCGTCTGGCGGGCGGACCGGTCTTTCAGCGGCGGCGGTGGCCGCCAATGGCGAAGTGGTCGTGTCATTCGATTACATGAACCGGGTGCTGGAGTTGAACATCACCGACCGCACGGCGGTCTGCCAGCCGGGTGTCATTACTCGCCAGTTGCAGGCGCTCGCTGAAGACAACGGCCTTTATTACCCGGTCGATTTCGCCTCTTCGGGCTCCAGCCAGATCGGCGGTAATATCGGCACCAATGCTGGCGGGATCAAGGTCATTCGCTATGGCATGACCCGCAACTGGGTGGCGGGACTCAAAGTGGTCACCGGCAAGGGCGACCTGCTTGAGTTGAACAAGGACCTGATCAAGAACGCCACCGGTTACGATTTGCGACAGCTGTTCATCGGCGCCGAGGGCACGCTGGGGTTCGTGGTCGAAGCCACGATGCGCCTTGATCGCGCGCCGAAGAACCTCACCTCGATGGTGCTGGGCACTTCTGACTTCAACTCGATCATGCCGGTGCTGCATGCCTTTCACGGCAAGCTCGACCTCACAGCCTTTGAGTTCTTCTCGGACAAATCCTTCGCCCGGGTCATGGCGCGTGGTGATGTGCCGTCGCCCTTCGACACACCGTGCCCGTTCTACGTGCTGCTGGAATTCGAAGCGACCACCGAAGACCTGGCCGATCAGGCGCTGGCGACCTTCGAGCATTGCGTCGAGCAAGGTTGGGTGCTCGACGGCGTGATGAGCCAGAGCGAGCAGCAACTGCGCAACCTCTGGAAGTTGCGCGAATACATTTCCGAGACCATCTCGCATTTCACGCCCTACAAGAACGACATCTCCGTCACGGTCTCGAAAGTGCCGGAATTTCTGGCCGAAATCGATGCGATTGTCGCCGAACACTACCCGGACTTTGAAGTGCTGTGGTACGGCCACATCGGCGATGGCAACCTGCACCTGAACATCCTCAAGCCCGAAAGCCTCGACAAGGACGAGTTCTTCGTCAAATGTGCGCGGGTCAACAAGTGGGTGTTCGAAACGGTGGAGAAGTACAACGGCTCGATTTCCGCCGAACACGGGGTCGGGATGACCAAGCGCGACTATTTGACGTACAGTCGCTCGCCAGTCGAAATCGAATACATGAAGGCACTGAAGGCGGTGTTCGACCCCAACGGGATCATGAATCCCGGGAAAATCTTCGCCGTTTGA
- a CDS encoding fumarylacetoacetate hydrolase family protein encodes MSYQHKYVDGTSIHFPLGKVVCIGRNYAEHAKELGNPVPTEPLLFMKPGSAVVALEGGFTIPADRGSVHYEAEIVVLIGKPLSKNPSREEVLDAISGFAPGLDLTLRDVQSRLREKGLPWELAKCFDGAAVIPPFVPASTFPDLTDIGIRLTINGKVVQDGNSSLMLNPIVPMIQHMAANFSLQAGDLIMTGTPAGVGPFEAGDQIVLELVGQTPFGSVVR; translated from the coding sequence ATGAGCTACCAGCACAAATATGTCGATGGAACGAGCATTCACTTCCCGCTGGGCAAAGTGGTGTGTATCGGCCGTAACTACGCCGAACACGCCAAGGAACTGGGCAATCCGGTGCCTACCGAGCCGCTGTTGTTCATGAAGCCTGGCAGCGCCGTGGTTGCGCTGGAAGGCGGTTTCACCATCCCGGCCGACCGTGGATCAGTGCATTACGAAGCCGAAATCGTGGTGCTGATCGGCAAGCCGCTGAGCAAGAATCCTTCCCGCGAAGAAGTGCTCGACGCAATCAGCGGGTTTGCGCCCGGGCTGGACTTGACCCTGCGCGACGTCCAGTCGCGTCTGCGCGAAAAAGGCCTGCCGTGGGAACTGGCCAAGTGCTTCGACGGCGCAGCTGTCATCCCGCCGTTCGTTCCGGCCAGTACCTTTCCTGACCTGACCGACATCGGCATCCGCCTGACCATCAACGGCAAAGTTGTGCAGGACGGCAACAGCAGCCTGATGCTCAACCCGATCGTACCGATGATCCAGCACATGGCCGCCAACTTTTCGTTGCAGGCCGGCGACCTGATCATGACCGGCACGCCTGCTGGCGTAGGCCCGTTCGAAGCCGGTGACCAAATCGTTCTGGAACTGGTCGGGCAAACCCCGTTCGGCAGCGTCGTTCGCTGA
- a CDS encoding SdiA-regulated domain-containing protein yields the protein MVSPASAPPRVTKRFAFIRKMRWYSWLLLAVLLGYGLAFIMHWDDRALLWFQERFETKAGRHASIWLPDYHVDIDAKPLQGMEKDEASDLSYDPVSKTLFAVMGKNAFLAELTLKGDVLRKIPLVGWSNPEGVAVMKNGLIAITDERQHKLTIVKVTADTKTLNIADFPKYELGKSDNPNKGFEGIAWDPLRQQLILGEERPPALYTWKSDGSDVLTGDKQALPSRSLDMRNLSSLSIDPRTGHTLALSADSHLLLEVDEQGEQVSFMTLLGGMNGLKDTIPRAEGVALDEAGTLYMVSEPNLFYSFRKH from the coding sequence ATGGTCAGTCCCGCCTCAGCGCCACCTCGCGTCACTAAACGCTTCGCTTTCATACGCAAAATGCGCTGGTATTCGTGGTTGTTACTGGCTGTCCTGCTGGGCTATGGGCTGGCGTTCATCATGCATTGGGATGATCGCGCGCTGCTCTGGTTTCAGGAACGCTTCGAGACCAAGGCCGGTCGGCATGCCAGTATCTGGTTGCCGGACTATCATGTAGATATCGATGCCAAACCGTTGCAGGGCATGGAAAAGGACGAGGCGTCGGACCTATCTTATGACCCGGTCAGCAAAACGCTGTTCGCGGTCATGGGCAAAAATGCCTTTCTGGCAGAGTTGACGCTTAAGGGCGATGTGCTACGCAAGATTCCGCTGGTGGGCTGGAGTAATCCCGAAGGGGTTGCGGTCATGAAAAATGGCCTGATTGCCATCACTGATGAGCGTCAGCACAAATTGACCATCGTCAAGGTAACGGCGGACACCAAGACACTGAACATCGCGGACTTCCCCAAGTACGAATTGGGCAAGTCGGATAACCCGAACAAAGGTTTCGAGGGCATTGCCTGGGACCCGCTGCGCCAGCAACTGATACTGGGTGAAGAGCGCCCACCGGCCTTGTACACCTGGAAAAGCGATGGCAGCGATGTGCTGACCGGCGACAAGCAGGCACTTCCGAGCCGTTCGCTGGACATGCGCAACCTGTCGTCACTGAGCATCGACCCGCGCACGGGCCATACGCTGGCGCTGTCGGCTGATTCGCACCTGCTGCTGGAAGTGGACGAGCAGGGCGAGCAGGTGAGTTTCATGACCCTGCTGGGCGGCATGAATGGTTTGAAAGACACGATTCCGCGTGCAGAAGGCGTGGCACTGGATGAGGCTGGAACGCTGTACATGGTCAGCGAGCCGAACCTGTTCTATTCGTTTCGCAAGCACTGA
- a CDS encoding SdiA-regulated domain-containing protein encodes MRRSTRSLVLLLALVPLVVIFVLANQRYRYVESALFDWQMFWQADSLHSIGLDQYRVTTEAHVLDGLRDDVSGLSYDPDRKSLFTVTNQNAQLIELSLDGRVLRRIPLTGFGDAEAIEYISPGTYVINDERRLRLIQIHVDDNTQSLNAAEAEQLTLGIDAGGNKGFEGLAYDSVGKRLFVARERDPVQIIEVRGFPRTNPDGPGNLQVISNSKRDGRLSVRDLSSLQFDETSGHLLALSDESKRILELDTSGHPIGSSSLAKGSMGLSKGVPQAEGMAMDAEGTLYLVSEPNLFYVFRKP; translated from the coding sequence ATGCGTCGCTCTACTCGCTCTTTAGTCCTGCTTCTCGCTCTTGTGCCACTGGTTGTGATCTTCGTGCTCGCCAACCAGAGATACCGCTATGTGGAAAGCGCCCTGTTTGACTGGCAAATGTTCTGGCAGGCCGATTCGCTTCATTCCATCGGTCTGGATCAGTATCGCGTCACGACAGAAGCCCACGTGCTCGACGGGCTCAGAGATGACGTCTCCGGCCTCAGTTACGACCCTGACCGCAAGAGCCTGTTTACGGTGACCAACCAGAATGCCCAACTGATCGAGTTGAGCCTGGACGGCCGCGTGCTGCGGCGCATTCCGCTGACAGGGTTTGGCGACGCAGAAGCCATCGAATACATCAGCCCCGGCACGTATGTGATCAATGACGAGCGGCGGCTGCGGCTGATTCAGATTCACGTCGATGACAACACCCAAAGCCTGAACGCGGCCGAGGCCGAGCAACTGACGCTGGGCATCGATGCTGGCGGCAACAAAGGCTTTGAAGGGCTGGCTTACGACTCGGTCGGCAAGCGCCTGTTTGTCGCCAGAGAGCGTGACCCGGTGCAGATCATCGAGGTGCGCGGTTTCCCCAGGACCAACCCCGACGGGCCTGGCAATCTACAAGTGATCTCCAACAGCAAGCGCGACGGCAGGCTGTCCGTTCGCGATCTGTCCAGCCTGCAATTCGATGAAACCAGCGGCCATTTGCTTGCGCTGTCCGATGAATCGAAGCGGATTCTCGAGCTCGACACCAGCGGCCATCCGATTGGCAGCAGCTCGCTGGCGAAAGGGTCGATGGGGCTGAGCAAGGGCGTGCCGCAGGCTGAAGGGATGGCGATGGACGCTGAGGGCACGCTGTATCTGGTGAGCGAGCCAAACCTGTTTTACGTGTTCCGCAAGCCCTGA
- the rpiA gene encoding ribose-5-phosphate isomerase RpiA — protein MTQDQLKQAVAQAAVDFILPKLDDKSIVGIGTGSTANCFIDALARHKGAFDGAVASSEATAARLKGHGIPVYELNTVSDLEFYIDGADESDEHLNLIKGGGAALTREKIVAAVAKTFICIADGSKLVPVLGAFPLPVEVVPMARSHVARQLVKLGGDPVYREGVLTDNGNIIIDVHNMSITNPVELEANINAIVGVVTNGLFAARPADLLLLGTAEGVKTLTR, from the coding sequence ATGACCCAGGATCAACTCAAACAGGCAGTCGCCCAAGCCGCTGTCGATTTCATCCTTCCGAAGCTCGATGACAAGAGCATTGTCGGCATCGGCACCGGTTCCACGGCCAATTGCTTCATCGATGCACTGGCCAGACACAAAGGTGCGTTCGACGGCGCGGTCGCCAGCTCCGAAGCCACCGCGGCACGCCTGAAGGGCCATGGCATTCCGGTCTACGAGCTGAACACGGTCAGCGATCTGGAGTTCTACATCGATGGTGCGGACGAAAGCGATGAGCACCTGAACCTGATCAAGGGCGGCGGCGCTGCATTGACTCGCGAGAAAATCGTCGCCGCCGTGGCCAAGACCTTCATCTGCATCGCCGACGGCAGCAAGCTGGTGCCGGTGCTGGGCGCGTTTCCGTTGCCGGTCGAAGTTGTTCCGATGGCCCGTAGCCATGTGGCACGGCAACTGGTGAAGCTGGGCGGCGACCCGGTCTATCGTGAAGGCGTGCTGACCGATAACGGCAATATCATCATCGATGTGCACAACATGAGCATCACCAACCCGGTGGAGCTGGAAGCGAACATCAACGCCATCGTCGGCGTGGTCACCAACGGCCTGTTCGCCGCTCGCCCGGCTGATCTGTTGCTGCTGGGCACCGCTGAAGGCGTGAAAACCCTTACCCGCTGA
- the ilvA gene encoding threonine ammonia-lyase, biosynthetic — protein MLEQYVKKILTSRVYDVAIETPLQGARQLSERLGNRVLLKREDLQPVFSFKIRGAYNKLAQLTAEEAARGVVTASAGNHAQGLALAAKELGILATIVMPRTTPEIKVEGVRSRGATVVLHGDSFPEALAYSLKLVDEQGFVYIHPYDDPDTIAGQGTVAMEILRQQPGRLDAIFVPVGGGGLIAGIAAYVKYLRPEIKVIGVEPDDSNCLQAAMAAGERVVLSQVGLFADGVAVAQIGYHTFEVCRHYVDEVITVSTDEICAAIKDIYDDTRSITEPSGALGVAGIKKYVEQRGVSGQTLVAIDSGANVNFDRLRHVAERAELGEGREAIIAVTIPEQPGSFKAFCEAIGKRQITEFNYRYHTDREAHIFVGVQTHPENDPRSALIASLTGQGFPVLDLTDNELAKLHIRHMVGGHAERVEDEVVLRFEFPERPGALFNFLNRLGGCWTISMFHYRNHGAADGRVVAGLVVPEDERHLVSAALDEIGYPYWDESENPAYRLFLG, from the coding sequence ATGCTTGAACAGTACGTCAAGAAAATCCTCACCTCCCGCGTCTACGACGTCGCCATCGAAACGCCGCTGCAGGGCGCTCGTCAGCTGTCCGAACGGCTGGGCAATCGGGTGTTGCTCAAGCGCGAAGACTTGCAGCCGGTGTTCTCGTTCAAGATTCGCGGCGCGTACAACAAGCTCGCGCAATTGACCGCCGAAGAAGCGGCGCGCGGCGTGGTCACTGCTTCGGCGGGCAACCACGCGCAGGGCCTGGCGCTGGCGGCGAAAGAGCTGGGCATTCTGGCGACCATCGTCATGCCGCGCACCACGCCGGAGATCAAAGTCGAAGGCGTGCGTTCGCGCGGTGCGACGGTGGTGCTGCACGGCGATTCGTTCCCCGAAGCGCTGGCCTACTCGCTGAAACTGGTCGACGAGCAGGGCTTCGTTTACATCCACCCGTATGACGACCCCGACACCATTGCCGGGCAAGGCACCGTGGCGATGGAAATCCTCCGTCAGCAACCGGGCCGGCTGGACGCGATCTTTGTGCCGGTCGGTGGCGGCGGCTTGATTGCCGGTATCGCCGCGTACGTGAAATACCTGCGCCCGGAGATCAAGGTGATCGGCGTCGAGCCGGACGACTCCAATTGCCTGCAAGCGGCGATGGCGGCCGGTGAGCGTGTGGTGCTGAGCCAGGTCGGGCTGTTTGCCGATGGCGTGGCAGTGGCGCAGATCGGTTATCACACTTTTGAAGTGTGCCGTCATTACGTCGATGAAGTGATCACCGTCAGCACCGACGAAATCTGTGCGGCGATCAAGGATATCTACGACGACACCCGCTCGATCACCGAGCCGTCCGGTGCGCTGGGCGTGGCAGGCATCAAAAAGTATGTCGAACAACGCGGCGTGAGTGGCCAGACGCTGGTGGCGATTGATTCCGGCGCCAACGTCAATTTTGATCGCCTGCGCCACGTGGCCGAGCGCGCCGAGCTGGGTGAGGGTCGTGAGGCGATCATCGCCGTGACCATCCCCGAGCAGCCCGGCAGCTTCAAGGCGTTCTGCGAAGCCATCGGCAAACGGCAGATCACCGAATTCAACTACCGTTACCACACCGACCGCGAAGCGCACATTTTCGTCGGCGTGCAGACCCATCCGGAGAACGACCCGCGCAGCGCACTGATCGCCAGCCTGACCGGGCAAGGCTTTCCGGTGCTGGACCTGACCGACAACGAACTGGCCAAACTGCACATCCGCCACATGGTCGGCGGGCATGCCGAGCGGGTCGAGGATGAAGTGGTGCTGCGTTTCGAGTTCCCCGAACGCCCAGGCGCGCTGTTCAACTTTCTCAATCGCCTTGGCGGGTGCTGGACCATCTCGATGTTCCACTACCGTAACCATGGCGCGGCAGATGGTCGGGTGGTGGCGGGTCTGGTGGTGCCGGAGGATGAACGGCACCTGGTGAGCGCGGCGCTGGACGAGATTGGTTATCCATATTGGGACGAGAGCGAGAACCCGGCGTATCGGTTGTTTTTGGGGTGA
- a CDS encoding DUF2269 family protein has translation MESITALTTLHIVAITVLLISVLVLASAVIKVRLEGDATIQHRLLKRPLVFFWAVMAVCLATLPFSGWWLVHLKGLSLGQTWVLGSSVLYTVGLCSWVWLVVRLNRLRLGKIKSKRGFTLTLSVISALCFVALAGLMGFKPA, from the coding sequence ATGGAATCCATCACAGCCCTCACCACCCTGCACATCGTCGCCATCACGGTGCTGTTGATCAGCGTTCTGGTGCTGGCCAGCGCGGTGATCAAGGTTCGTCTGGAGGGTGACGCGACCATTCAGCACCGTCTGCTCAAGCGGCCGTTGGTGTTTTTCTGGGCGGTGATGGCCGTGTGTCTGGCGACTCTGCCGTTCAGCGGCTGGTGGCTGGTGCACCTGAAAGGGTTATCGCTGGGCCAGACCTGGGTGCTCGGCAGCAGCGTGCTGTACACGGTCGGGCTGTGCAGTTGGGTCTGGCTGGTCGTCAGGCTGAATCGGTTGCGCCTCGGGAAGATAAAGAGCAAGCGCGGATTCACCCTGACGCTGAGCGTGATCAGTGCCTTGTGTTTTGTGGCGCTGGCCGGCCTGATGGGCTTCAAACCGGCCTGA
- a CDS encoding HAD family hydrolase produces the protein MRLALFDLDNTLLGGDSDHAWGDYLCQRGILDAATHKARNDEFYQDYVAGTLNMTDYLNFSLDILGKTDRAQLEEWHREFMRDRIEPMILPKALELIGKHRDAGDKLVVITATNRFVTAPIAARLGIDTLLATECEMVEGRYTGRTTGVPCFREGKVTRLNQWLEDNAFSLEDSYFYSDSMNDLPLLEQVANPVAVDPDARLRAEAEQRGWPVITLRH, from the coding sequence ATGCGTCTGGCTTTATTCGACCTCGACAACACCCTTCTGGGCGGCGACAGCGATCATGCCTGGGGCGATTACCTGTGCCAGCGCGGCATTCTCGATGCGGCTACTCACAAAGCCCGTAACGACGAGTTTTATCAGGATTATGTGGCTGGCACGCTGAACATGACCGACTACCTGAATTTCTCGCTGGACATTCTGGGCAAGACTGACAGGGCGCAGCTCGAGGAATGGCATCGTGAGTTCATGCGCGATCGTATCGAACCCATGATTCTGCCCAAGGCACTGGAGCTGATTGGCAAGCATCGTGATGCGGGCGACAAGCTGGTGGTGATCACCGCGACCAATCGTTTCGTGACTGCACCGATTGCGGCGCGCCTGGGCATCGACACGCTGTTGGCAACCGAGTGCGAAATGGTCGAAGGCCGCTACACAGGCCGCACTACGGGCGTTCCATGCTTCCGTGAGGGCAAGGTGACACGCCTTAATCAGTGGCTGGAAGACAATGCGTTCAGCCTGGAAGACAGCTATTTTTACAGTGACTCGATGAATGACCTGCCGTTGCTGGAGCAAGTCGCCAACCCGGTTGCAGTCGACCCAGACGCCCGATTGCGCGCCGAAGCCGAGCAGCGTGGCTGGCCGGTCATCACCTTGCGTCACTGA
- a CDS encoding RNA pyrophosphohydrolase, producing the protein MIDPDGFRPNVGIILTNDADQVLWARRINQDAWQFPQGGINPQETPEDALYRELNEEVGLERHDVEILACTRGWLRYRLPQRLVRTHSQPLCIGQKQKWFLLRLISNEQRVRMDLTGKPEFDGWRWVSYWYPLGQVVTFKREVYRRALKELAPRLLSRD; encoded by the coding sequence GTGATCGACCCCGATGGTTTCCGTCCTAATGTCGGGATTATTCTGACAAACGATGCTGATCAGGTCCTATGGGCTCGGCGTATTAACCAGGATGCCTGGCAGTTTCCTCAGGGGGGTATCAACCCGCAGGAGACGCCGGAAGACGCTCTTTATCGTGAATTGAACGAAGAAGTCGGGCTTGAACGACACGATGTTGAAATACTTGCCTGCACACGGGGCTGGTTGCGCTATCGTCTGCCGCAAAGACTGGTCCGTACCCACAGCCAGCCGCTGTGTATCGGTCAGAAGCAAAAATGGTTTCTCCTGCGCCTGATCTCCAACGAGCAGCGGGTGCGGATGGATTTGACCGGTAAACCGGAGTTCGATGGCTGGCGTTGGGTCAGCTATTGGTACCCGTTAGGCCAGGTGGTGACATTCAAGCGCGAGGTGTATCGACGCGCACTCAAAGAGCTTGCCCCGCGCCTTTTGTCGCGCGACTGA